The following coding sequences are from one Pigmentibacter sp. JX0631 window:
- a CDS encoding glycosyltransferase family 9 protein, with translation MINIELSNIPEPKKIVVYHTGALGDLLVSTAALFEVTTMFPSSEITIIGCDLWKEVILPLNWPNIKNIIITNKNFKSLEIWKPCDQLLSWKLLKKQKSLRKVLSNYSLSIDFRTESLRFAYQAFFAKIPIRIGASKSKLAKVFFTHFTLIKNKSEIHERDRYLKILSSINENYIEQKIKFWEKNGLPALKWFPKNHFLTNNSTKNILINPTASIREKAWCSSRFRELALILKDNSYNVKIIGSPKETGWLKEVALDDFEIIQPNTIIDLIDIVKQSHLLITNTSSMQFIAAGTSTPTLTLMGSASPQRWGCLGEGSYCIKNECKNIKIKKIFIRKKEIAKQQEVNAYNNITVNLVLDKINQVFIN, from the coding sequence TTGATTAACATTGAACTGTCTAACATACCCGAACCAAAGAAGATTGTTGTTTACCATACGGGAGCCCTAGGTGACTTATTGGTGTCTACAGCAGCTTTATTTGAAGTTACAACTATGTTTCCAAGTTCTGAAATTACAATTATTGGCTGTGATTTATGGAAAGAGGTCATTTTACCTTTAAATTGGCCAAATATCAAAAATATTATAATAACAAATAAAAATTTTAAGTCTTTAGAAATTTGGAAACCCTGTGATCAATTATTAAGTTGGAAGTTATTAAAAAAGCAAAAGTCTTTGAGAAAAGTTTTGTCAAATTATTCTTTATCTATTGATTTTAGAACTGAAAGTTTAAGATTTGCATATCAAGCTTTCTTTGCTAAAATACCTATCAGAATAGGTGCAAGTAAAAGTAAATTAGCAAAAGTTTTTTTTACTCATTTTACTTTAATAAAAAACAAATCAGAAATTCATGAAAGAGATAGATATTTAAAAATATTATCCTCAATAAATGAAAACTATATTGAACAAAAAATTAAATTTTGGGAAAAAAATGGATTACCAGCTTTAAAATGGTTTCCAAAAAATCATTTTTTAACAAATAATTCAACAAAAAATATTTTAATTAATCCAACTGCAAGTATTAGGGAAAAGGCGTGGTGTAGTTCTCGTTTTAGAGAATTGGCTTTAATATTAAAAGATAATTCTTACAATGTAAAAATTATTGGATCGCCGAAGGAAACAGGTTGGTTGAAAGAAGTTGCTTTAGATGATTTTGAAATAATTCAACCAAATACTATAATTGATTTGATAGATATTGTGAAACAATCACATTTATTAATTACTAATACGAGTTCAATGCAGTTTATTGCTGCTGGAACTTCGACCCCTACTTTAACATTAATGGGAAGTGCCTCTCCTCAGCGCTGGGGATGTTTAGGTGAGGGTTCTTATTGTATAAAAAATGAATGTAAAAATATAAAAATAAAGAAAATTTTTATTAGGAAAAAAGAAATAGCTAAACAACAAGAAGTAAATGCTTATAATAATATTACTGTTAATTTAGTTCTTGATAAAATTAATCAAGTTTTTATTAATTAA
- the fba gene encoding class II fructose-bisphosphate aldolase (catalyzes the reversible aldol condensation of dihydroxyacetonephosphate and glyceraldehyde 3-phosphate in the Calvin cycle, glycolysis, and/or gluconeogenesis): MALISLRQLLDHAAENSYGVAAFNVNNLEQIQAIMEAAKETNSPVILQASRGARSYTNDVFLRHLILGAVELYPDIPVVMHQDHGNSLQTCLSAIRNGFTSVMMDGSLKEDAKTPSDFEYNVKITADVVRIAHSMGISVEGELGCLGSLETGKGEKEDGHGFEGTLSHDQLLTDPQEAAQFVELTKVDALAIAIGTSHGAYKFTKKPDGKTLAIDRIREIHKRLPNTHLVMHGSSSVPQDLQAEFRKYGGEMKETWGVPVEEIQEGIKNGVRKINVDTDNRLAMTAAIRKLLSTNPSEFDLRKYMVPARDAMKKVCAQRMVEFGQAGQASKIKAIPLDTMAKRYV; the protein is encoded by the coding sequence ATGGCTCTCATTTCTTTAAGACAATTACTAGATCATGCAGCAGAAAATAGTTATGGTGTCGCCGCTTTTAATGTTAATAATTTAGAACAAATTCAAGCCATTATGGAAGCAGCAAAAGAAACAAATAGCCCTGTCATTTTACAGGCCAGTCGTGGTGCACGTTCATATACAAATGACGTTTTTCTTAGACATTTAATTTTAGGGGCAGTCGAATTGTATCCAGACATTCCTGTCGTAATGCATCAAGATCATGGAAACAGCTTACAAACTTGCCTTTCAGCAATTCGCAATGGTTTTACAAGCGTAATGATGGACGGAAGCTTAAAAGAAGATGCCAAAACACCATCCGATTTTGAATACAACGTGAAAATTACAGCTGATGTGGTTCGTATAGCACATTCTATGGGAATTTCCGTTGAAGGAGAATTAGGTTGTTTAGGTTCTCTTGAAACTGGTAAAGGTGAGAAAGAAGATGGGCATGGTTTTGAAGGAACGTTAAGCCATGATCAACTTTTAACAGATCCACAAGAAGCGGCTCAATTTGTTGAATTAACAAAAGTCGATGCTCTTGCTATTGCAATTGGAACAAGTCACGGAGCATATAAATTTACTAAAAAACCAGACGGTAAAACTTTAGCTATCGATAGAATTCGTGAAATTCATAAACGCCTACCTAATACACATTTAGTGATGCACGGCTCAAGTTCAGTTCCTCAAGATTTGCAAGCAGAGTTTCGTAAATATGGTGGGGAAATGAAAGAAACTTGGGGAGTTCCTGTTGAAGAAATTCAAGAAGGAATTAAAAATGGTGTTCGAAAAATAAATGTTGATACTGATAACAGATTAGCGATGACCGCAGCTATTCGTAAACTTTTAAGCACCAATCCTTCAGAATTTGATTTAAGAAAATACATGGTTCCTGCTCGTGATGCTATGAAAAAAGTTTGCGCTCAAAGAATGGTGGAATTTGGCCAAGCTGGTCAAGCTTCAAAAATTAAAGCAATTCCATTAGATACTATGGCTAAACGCTATGTCTAA
- a CDS encoding NUDIX hydrolase, with amino-acid sequence MSNSKQADLKLEPFELTEEKNVFQCSIFQVNARIASTKDHKNKLNVYTFNCADWVNIVPITASGQVVLVEQHRFGTNSFTLEVPGGAVERSEKDSTLAALRELEEETGLTSQRILSLPKFFPNPALQNNKVTYFIAFDVQPLAEPSAHNDPFENIKLHFIDFHEAVKMVRSGQIQHSLSALAILLAEPYFTTKFPRPLP; translated from the coding sequence ATGTCTAATTCCAAACAAGCTGACTTAAAACTAGAACCATTTGAACTGACAGAAGAAAAAAATGTATTTCAATGTAGCATTTTTCAGGTTAATGCGAGAATCGCAAGCACTAAAGACCACAAAAATAAATTAAATGTTTATACATTTAATTGTGCTGATTGGGTTAATATTGTTCCTATTACAGCTTCTGGTCAGGTTGTTTTAGTTGAGCAGCATCGTTTTGGAACCAATTCTTTTACTCTCGAAGTTCCTGGGGGAGCAGTCGAAAGATCTGAAAAAGACAGCACACTTGCAGCTCTTCGAGAATTAGAAGAAGAAACAGGTTTAACTAGTCAAAGAATACTGTCGTTACCTAAATTTTTTCCTAATCCTGCATTGCAGAATAATAAAGTAACTTATTTTATTGCGTTTGATGTTCAACCCCTAGCAGAACCAAGCGCTCATAATGATCCTTTTGAAAATATTAAATTACATTTTATTGATTTTCATGAAGCAGTTAAAATGGTACGTTCTGGACAAATACAACACTCACTATCAGCGCTAGCTATTTTGCTTGCAGAGCCTTATTTTACTACTAAATTTCCTAGGCCACTTCCGTAA
- a CDS encoding Rnase Y domain-containing protein — protein MHWSIYTICGASFIGLTCGFFLAKAFARRSLGNITEIPVKENMEAILKSAEVQRKMILEEALIATKEQYQADAEQLDSEREILLAHQEIYEQELNEKQSELDKMGNELDKKEEAIARKKNDIDNSVENIKHLDKNTLEINNNYQSMLENKVGKNKHDLFHELSEELVAAEKLGISKWLMDNSEFLKNESQRLARDTLNSVYLRYQPNFIWPKSSFIVPVNSKEILTKHFHEESPIVRFLINGTDSSISVLNFNEELPSVLKIAGGSGVDKEVIRLTLEEILSKDIFSEDKIQNIFERNRKNIDKYIFKIGEEAIKGLGLPHDMHPEILKLIGSLNYRTSHRQNQYFHSIEVARLAGMIADEIGVSNLHAKRAGILHDIGKALDYKIEGSHAVISGDYAIRYGEKEDIVDTVLAHHDDKIVETPFAYILKAADALSGARPGARVDMEEGYHRRIDGISGVVNSFQEQGVTGSAIMHAGREVHVFVDNNKVKQTEINGLAEGIAKKLEEEVEFPGQIRVTVIRRTEITEVA, from the coding sequence ATGCATTGGTCAATATACACAATTTGTGGAGCGTCATTCATTGGTTTGACTTGCGGGTTTTTTCTAGCAAAAGCTTTTGCCCGTCGCTCTTTAGGAAATATTACTGAGATCCCCGTTAAAGAAAATATGGAAGCTATTTTAAAAAGTGCAGAAGTTCAAAGAAAAATGATTCTTGAAGAAGCATTAATTGCAACTAAAGAACAATATCAAGCCGATGCTGAACAACTTGATAGCGAACGTGAAATATTGTTGGCTCATCAGGAAATCTATGAACAAGAATTGAATGAAAAACAATCAGAATTAGATAAAATGGGAAATGAGCTTGATAAAAAAGAAGAAGCAATTGCTAGGAAAAAGAATGATATAGATAATTCTGTTGAAAATATCAAACATCTAGATAAAAATACCTTAGAAATAAATAATAATTATCAGTCTATGCTTGAAAATAAAGTGGGTAAAAATAAACATGATTTGTTTCATGAATTGTCTGAAGAACTAGTTGCTGCTGAAAAATTGGGAATTTCAAAATGGCTCATGGATAATTCTGAATTTTTGAAAAATGAATCTCAAAGACTCGCCAGAGACACTTTAAATTCAGTTTATTTAAGATATCAACCTAATTTTATTTGGCCAAAATCTTCTTTTATTGTACCAGTTAATTCAAAAGAAATTCTTACTAAACATTTTCATGAAGAGTCACCAATAGTACGTTTTCTTATAAATGGAACTGATTCTTCAATTAGCGTCCTTAATTTTAACGAAGAATTGCCTTCAGTATTAAAAATTGCTGGAGGATCTGGTGTTGATAAAGAAGTTATAAGACTCACTTTGGAGGAAATTTTAAGCAAAGATATTTTTTCTGAAGATAAAATTCAAAATATCTTTGAACGAAATCGAAAAAATATAGATAAATATATTTTTAAAATTGGTGAGGAAGCAATAAAAGGACTTGGATTACCACATGATATGCATCCAGAAATATTAAAATTGATTGGCTCCTTAAATTATAGAACGAGCCATAGGCAAAATCAGTATTTTCATTCCATTGAGGTAGCTAGATTAGCAGGTATGATTGCGGACGAAATCGGTGTATCTAATTTACATGCTAAAAGAGCGGGAATTTTACATGATATTGGTAAAGCTTTAGATTATAAAATTGAAGGAAGTCATGCTGTAATTAGTGGTGATTATGCAATCCGTTATGGAGAAAAAGAAGATATTGTTGATACTGTTTTAGCTCATCACGATGATAAAATAGTTGAAACTCCATTTGCCTATATTTTAAAAGCGGCTGATGCATTATCTGGCGCAAGACCTGGGGCAAGAGTAGATATGGAAGAAGGCTATCATAGAAGAATTGATGGTATTTCTGGAGTTGTGAACAGTTTTCAAGAACAAGGAGTTACTGGCTCGGCTATTATGCATGCTGGACGCGAGGTACATGTCTTTGTTGATAATAATAAAGTAAAACAAACTGAAATAAATGGATTGGCTGAGGGAATAGCTAAAAAACTAGAAGAGGAAGTAGAATTTCCTGGACAAATAAGAGTTACTGTTATTAGACGAACTGAAATTACGGAAGTGGCCTAG
- a CDS encoding inositol monophosphatase family protein, translated as MSASQPTEAFITQIAQQAGEITLEYFAKRFKISEKSNNQGIVTEADLHSEKVIKAEIHNCFPSHSILAEESGLTEYAKKEDFEPIWIIDPLDGTTNFSKGNPYYCISIAFGFLKNRRFLCQLAAIYQPTTKTIFYAEKEKGAYCNGQKIQVSTLEELKMASICTGFSSNKGKDLVPLTKTIGEIQNNSLGLRINGAAALDLANTAKGMFQGFYETPLAPWDTAAGALLIIEAGGKVTNFQGNEFCPLQDRGIIAASSQIHESLFNLIKINYAN; from the coding sequence ATGAGCGCATCTCAACCCACAGAAGCTTTTATAACCCAAATAGCCCAACAAGCAGGAGAAATTACCCTTGAATATTTTGCAAAACGATTTAAAATTTCGGAAAAAAGCAATAATCAAGGGATTGTAACTGAAGCTGATCTTCATTCGGAAAAAGTAATTAAAGCAGAAATTCATAATTGTTTTCCATCTCACAGTATTTTAGCTGAAGAATCAGGATTAACAGAATATGCGAAAAAAGAAGATTTCGAACCCATCTGGATCATAGACCCATTAGATGGAACCACTAATTTCTCGAAAGGAAATCCATATTATTGCATTTCAATAGCCTTTGGTTTTTTAAAAAATAGAAGATTTTTATGCCAATTAGCAGCCATTTATCAACCAACTACAAAAACTATATTTTATGCTGAAAAAGAAAAAGGAGCATATTGTAATGGCCAAAAAATACAGGTTTCAACTTTAGAAGAATTGAAAATGGCTAGTATTTGCACAGGATTTAGTTCTAATAAAGGGAAAGATCTTGTTCCTCTTACAAAAACTATTGGCGAAATACAAAATAATTCATTGGGTTTAAGAATTAATGGAGCTGCAGCACTTGATCTAGCTAATACTGCAAAAGGTATGTTTCAAGGATTTTATGAAACTCCATTGGCTCCATGGGATACAGCAGCAGGAGCATTATTAATAATCGAAGCTGGAGGAAAAGTAACTAATTTCCAAGGAAATGAATTTTGTCCGCTACAAGATCGAGGTATTATTGCTGCAAGTTCTCAAATTCATGAAAGCTTATTTAATTTAATCAAAATAAATTACGCCAATTAA
- a CDS encoding PBP1A family penicillin-binding protein: MLKDKLVKLLPLVNFFIKYSKLIVKHYKILIILIFVLLASFSFYEFKKIKRTLPNLEKLYNYEPALPTVIYSQDGVKIAEIFEERRYPVLINEISPFVKNAFIAAEDAEFYNHHGLDWKGFLRAFLHFVTFSNQKQGGSTITQQLAKNVLLTKERTIIRKIKDIIVSNEIENSFPKDKILELYLNTIYLGNGSYGVEAAAQNYFRKNNMKLSLAEAALIAGLTPAPSAYDPNDNFQAAKLRQSYVLERMFKTGMITKNQYDRAVNENLIFYRAESPNNKVAPYFVEEVKKQLINNLEIENLGKSGLTVYTTLNSKIQNATQIAIQNFADAYQSRRSFKGPIKQHGSSFNQHLKEFISSKPKENEEERAIVTFINEEIQAVGIATQKGVGVILEEDIMWALNADINKETGDTDINNVLKVGDEIHVQKLNKKMQSRIVNDKKFMFTLNSYLQYFNNPSKESFARYTLIDTVGIEAAAMVMDSKSGEILAMVGGEHFLVSQFNRATQAERQVGSSVKPLYYSYAIDCGFTPASKIDSPKIDLDGWQPENYGGKESGRTTLMQSLALSYNIPSIFLYHVMGPSKVTKHLTRFGFNWPLSDLSVALGAGTASLLKMVQAYSIFPNSGKMTLGFYINEVVDRNGEVIYSAKNEKIFPLKIEPQFPEDAPFLPGKTVEKENEIDKLQMISPQAAYVTLDLLRTAVHIGTGQGVLGLGNYVGGKTGTTNANTDAWFLGIASQLVGGVWIGYDDNSKTLGTGGTGSAMAAPIWKTMMQGAIKNYSLKNWTRPTGIHEIAIDKNTGERSTGSDAIGVFIIDGTETGGSYFKEALDDGSNPINSQQEVSNQSFDKSKHN, from the coding sequence ATGCTAAAAGATAAATTGGTGAAACTTCTGCCACTTGTAAACTTTTTTATCAAGTATTCTAAACTTATTGTTAAACATTATAAGATATTAATCATTCTTATTTTTGTTTTGTTAGCTTCGTTTTCTTTTTATGAATTTAAAAAAATTAAAAGAACACTTCCAAATTTAGAAAAACTTTACAATTATGAACCAGCTTTACCCACTGTCATTTATAGTCAAGATGGTGTTAAAATTGCAGAGATTTTTGAAGAAAGACGTTACCCAGTATTGATAAATGAGATTTCTCCATTTGTAAAAAACGCATTTATTGCAGCAGAAGATGCAGAGTTCTATAATCATCATGGACTTGATTGGAAAGGTTTTTTAAGAGCTTTTTTACATTTCGTAACTTTTTCAAATCAAAAACAAGGTGGAAGTACAATTACTCAGCAATTGGCAAAAAATGTTTTACTAACAAAAGAAAGAACAATTATTAGAAAAATTAAAGATATAATTGTATCAAATGAGATAGAAAATTCATTTCCAAAAGATAAAATTTTGGAATTATATTTGAATACAATATATTTAGGTAACGGTTCCTATGGAGTGGAAGCAGCTGCGCAAAATTATTTTCGAAAAAATAATATGAAATTATCTCTTGCAGAAGCAGCTCTCATTGCTGGATTAACTCCCGCTCCATCTGCGTATGATCCGAATGACAATTTCCAGGCGGCAAAATTAAGACAGTCATATGTTTTAGAAAGAATGTTCAAAACTGGAATGATTACAAAAAATCAATATGATAGAGCAGTAAATGAAAATTTAATTTTTTATAGGGCTGAATCCCCAAATAATAAAGTAGCTCCATATTTTGTAGAAGAAGTAAAAAAACAATTAATAAATAATTTAGAAATAGAAAATTTAGGAAAAAGTGGTTTAACTGTTTATACTACTCTAAATTCCAAAATTCAAAATGCAACTCAAATTGCAATACAAAATTTTGCTGATGCATATCAATCAAGAAGAAGTTTTAAAGGGCCAATTAAACAACATGGTTCGTCATTTAATCAACATTTAAAAGAGTTTATTTCATCAAAGCCAAAAGAAAATGAAGAAGAAAGAGCTATTGTTACTTTTATTAATGAAGAAATTCAAGCTGTAGGAATAGCCACTCAAAAAGGTGTTGGTGTCATTTTAGAAGAAGACATCATGTGGGCTCTAAATGCTGATATTAACAAAGAAACAGGAGATACTGATATTAACAATGTTCTAAAAGTTGGTGATGAAATACATGTGCAAAAATTAAATAAAAAAATGCAATCACGAATTGTTAATGATAAAAAATTTATGTTTACTTTAAATTCATATTTACAATATTTTAATAATCCATCTAAAGAGAGTTTTGCTAGATATACTTTAATTGACACAGTTGGAATAGAAGCAGCTGCTATGGTGATGGATTCAAAAAGCGGTGAAATACTTGCAATGGTGGGTGGTGAACACTTTTTAGTGAGTCAATTTAATCGTGCTACTCAAGCAGAACGTCAAGTGGGAAGTAGCGTAAAACCTCTTTACTATTCCTATGCAATTGACTGTGGATTTACTCCTGCTTCAAAAATAGACAGTCCAAAAATAGATTTAGATGGATGGCAACCTGAAAATTATGGCGGAAAAGAATCTGGGCGAACAACATTAATGCAATCCTTAGCTTTAAGCTATAATATTCCAAGTATTTTTCTGTACCACGTTATGGGGCCATCTAAAGTTACAAAGCATTTAACTCGTTTTGGTTTTAATTGGCCATTATCTGATTTGAGCGTAGCATTAGGAGCAGGAACTGCATCGTTACTTAAAATGGTTCAAGCTTATTCTATTTTTCCAAATTCAGGAAAAATGACTTTAGGATTTTATATAAATGAAGTTGTTGACAGAAATGGTGAAGTCATTTATTCAGCAAAAAATGAAAAAATATTCCCCTTAAAAATCGAGCCACAATTTCCTGAAGATGCTCCATTTCTTCCTGGTAAAACAGTGGAAAAAGAGAATGAAATAGATAAATTGCAAATGATTTCACCTCAGGCAGCATATGTTACTTTAGATCTCTTACGTACAGCTGTTCATATTGGAACTGGACAAGGTGTTTTAGGTTTAGGAAATTATGTTGGAGGAAAAACAGGAACCACAAATGCAAATACAGATGCATGGTTCCTTGGAATTGCTTCGCAACTAGTTGGAGGAGTTTGGATTGGATATGACGACAATTCTAAAACTTTAGGAACTGGAGGAACGGGATCTGCAATGGCTGCACCTATTTGGAAAACAATGATGCAAGGTGCAATTAAAAATTATTCTTTAAAAAATTGGACAAGACCCACAGGTATTCATGAAATAGCTATTGATAAAAATACCGGAGAACGTTCAACAGGAAGTGATGCAATTGGTGTTTTTATAATAGATGGAACCGAAACTGGTGGTAGTTACTTTAAAGAAGCCTTAGATGATGGTAGTAATCCTATTAATAGCCAACAAGAAGTAAGTAATCAAAGTTTTGATAAATCAAAACACAATTAA
- the gloA gene encoding lactoylglutathione lyase codes for MKYLHTMLRVKNLEKSLEFYCNVLNFKLLSKDEFKEGEFTLAFLQAPNDESNGPTLELTYNWGVDQYEIGTAYGHLAFEVPDIFEFQKKLQKFGLDLSWGPKKSPSGKRYIAFMIDPDGYKIELLEPRPLSGELS; via the coding sequence ATGAAATATTTACACACAATGCTCCGAGTAAAAAATCTTGAAAAATCATTAGAATTTTATTGTAATGTTTTAAATTTTAAACTTCTTTCTAAAGATGAATTTAAAGAAGGTGAATTTACTTTGGCATTTTTACAAGCCCCTAATGATGAATCTAATGGACCTACCTTAGAACTTACTTATAACTGGGGAGTTGATCAGTATGAAATAGGAACTGCCTATGGGCATTTAGCCTTTGAAGTACCAGACATCTTTGAATTTCAAAAAAAATTACAAAAATTTGGACTTGATTTAAGTTGGGGGCCAAAAAAATCTCCGAGTGGAAAAAGATATATCGCTTTTATGATTGATCCTGATGGATATAAAATAGAATTACTAGAACCTCGCCCTTTGTCAGGAGAACTTAGTTAA